A segment of the Streptomyces sp. L2 genome:
TGATCGGGCCGGTGTCCCTGCACCGCCTGGTCTCCGGCAGACGGGTCAAGCCGCAGGCGGTGCGGCTGGCGTCCCGGATGACGCTCGTCGGCCTGGCCCTGCTGTTCGCGACGATGACCTCGTCCCTGCTGCTCATCCTGCGCGTGGCCACCCACGGCTATCTGCCCTGGCTGGTCGTGGCCGTCGCCGCCTGGTACCTGACGTGCTGGTACATCCTGCCCCTGTGGGCCCGCCGCGCCTACTCCGGCCGGTCCGGCGACTGAGCGTCCCGGCCGCGGGCGCTCAGCCCGTGGAG
Coding sequences within it:
- a CDS encoding DUF6328 family protein; its protein translation is MSQEGRRTGRDETDDERADRMWVELIQEVRVAQTGVQILFGFLLTVAFQPKYADLAPTDQVIYIVTVVLGACATGALIGPVSLHRLVSGRRVKPQAVRLASRMTLVGLALLFATMTSSLLLILRVATHGYLPWLVVAVAAWYLTCWYILPLWARRAYSGRSGD